The following proteins are encoded in a genomic region of Chelmon rostratus isolate fCheRos1 chromosome 3, fCheRos1.pri, whole genome shotgun sequence:
- the socs7 gene encoding suppressor of cytokine signaling 7 translates to MNNAQDMSPDFVLMRLVSAAEDDRLDAENGNLPPGGVVAGLGKEVLAHSGVKAGLDISRDPTAGLEHPSSRLNKAQPSGEGTAAPDTGVTESRAPLSAPPPPQSPMEAQGFDFAPSPGLRPQLLVFSNIMRNGEGILELDRRNQPRDALGLDQSPGSGCSVPTVNNNTLSPGDVQQQQNLLDRTWGAHPPVSVTAEMQGAAELCRRHRLITTPPEWPLSERSNPLTVIDSKWGCATRDREGAVFELARRFGELGVGAVPKMLFKAGELPQCSCQGAHGPVGGGVEPGDDPTETSDALLVLEGLGSGDVAGLGMDECPESETDDENGRREFLLNRKREIVQKMSGAFSISRFQAELRRQVEGLAPAGTEAAGAAHLGAQVCSLHGNLSTRLSQVSSGDSEVVAEVSATSPSPTPIQSSPWATSPNPSQASTPRRRPERCASAPRTPTSWSAGGEKTLKVTGKSKKGSLKIRLSKLFRTKSCSGSNHLLDKRPSVTYSVSSAGSLVDMASTAGPEQDAESQPRLTRAHSAFSPASLSASLSAFTGETVSLVDVDISRRGANTPHPPTPPPPPRRSLSLLDDIAGPQPGPFLVSVMGASLQSLPLPLPPPPPPSHATIQHSLSLNDAFLRALPHSTPSPADAPLPSRQAPPPMLCALRRSEASNFTASLRELEKCGWYWGPMNWEDAEMKLKGKPDGSFLVRDSSDPRYILSLSFRSQGVTHHTRMEHYRGTFSLWCHPKFEDRCHSVVEFIERAIMHSKNGKFLYFLRSRVPGLPPTPVQLLYPVSRFSNVKSLQHLCRFCIRQIVRIDHIQELPLPRPLISYLSKFYYYDPEEEMYLSIKSIRRVVGAEQEAESQT, encoded by the exons ATGAACAACGCGCAAGATATGTCGCCCGATTTCGTGTTGATGCGCCTGGTTTCCGCGGCCGAGGATGACCGCTTGGACGCAGAAAACGGGAATCTGCCGCCGGGAGGAGTGGTGGCAGGGCTGGGGAAGGAGGTCCTGGCTCACAGCGGCGTCAAAGCGGGGTTGGACATCAGCCGAGATCCGACGGCGGGCCTCGAGCATCCCAGCAGCCGCCTGAACAAAGCCCAGCCGAGCGGCGAGGGCACGGCTGCACCTGACACCGGGGTGACGGAGAGCCGAGCCCCGCTGTCCGCGCCTCCTCCGCCGCAGAGCCCCATGGAGGCCCAGGGCTTTGACTTCGCTCCCAGCCCCGGCCTACGGCCTCAGCTGCTGGTGTTTTCCAATATAATGCGGAACGGAGAGGGGATTTTAGAATTAGACCGTCGGAATCAGCCGAGGGATGCTCTGGGTTTGGACCAGAGCCCGGGGTCTGGCTGCTCCGTCCCGACTGTCAATAACAACACCCTGAGTCCCGGAGacgttcagcagcagcagaacctGCTGGACCGGACGTGGGGAGCGCATCCGCCGGTCTCGGTAACCGCGGAGATGCAGGGTGCTGCGGAGCTGTGCCGCCGACATCGACTCATCACTACCCCGCCCGAGTGGCCCTTGTCGGAGAGATCCAACCCTCTCACCGTGATTGACTCTAAATGGGGATGCGCCAccagggacagagagggagccgTGTTTGAGCTGGCCCGACGGTTCGGGGAGCTGGGGGTTGGTGCGGTACCCAAGATGCTCTTTAAAGCAGGGGAGCTCCCGCAGTGTTCGTGCCAGGGTGCACACGGGCCGGTAGGAGGGGGTGTAGAGCCCGGGGATGACCCGACCGAGACCAGCGATGCTTTGTTAGTCCTGGAGGGGCTGGGGAGCGGGGACGTTGCCGGCCTGGGCATGGACGAGTGCCCGGAGAGCGAGACAGATGATGAGAACGGACGCCGCGAGTTTTTACTCAACAGAAAAAGGGAAATTGTTCAGAAAATGTCGGGGGCTTTCTCCATCAGCAGATTCCAGGCGGAGCTGAGGAGGCAGGTGGAGGGTTTGGCCCCGGCGGGGACCGAGGCAGCGGGGGCAGCACACCTTGGCGCGCAGGTGTGCAGCCTCCACGGGAACTTATCCACCCGGCTCTCGCAGGTAAGCTCAGGGGATTCAGAGGTGGTCGCCGAGGTTTCCGCCACGTCACCGTCTCCTACGCCGATTCAGAGTTCACCCTGGGCCACAAGTCCAAACCCGAGCCAGGCGTCGACACCTAGAAGGCGGCCGGAGCGGTGCGCCAGTGCGCCACGGACTCCCACAAGCTGGTCCGCGGGTGGGGAAAAGACGCTCAAAGTTACAGGGAAGTCCAAAAAGGGTTCGTTAAAGATCCGCTTGAGTAAATTGTTCCGGACAAAAAGCTGCAGCGGCTCCAATCACCTGCTGGACAAGAGGCCCTCGGTGACCTACTCAGTATCTTCAGCCGGGAGTCTGGTGGACATGGCGAGCACTGCTGGTCCTGAGCAGGATGCGGAAAG ccagccCAGACTGACCAGGGCCCACAGTGCCTTCTCCCccgcctccctctctgcctccctctctgctttcacTG GTGAGACTGTTTCCCTGGTGGACGTGGATATTTCACGGCGAGGGGCGAACACGCCACACCCTCCCACGCCTCCCCCACCTCCACGTCGAAGTCTAAGTTTGTTAG ATGACATAGCCGGCCCTCAGCCTGGGCCTTTCCTAGTGAGTGTTATGGGTGCCTCCCTGCAGTCCCTCCCcttgcctcttcctcctcctcctcctccttcccacGCCACCATCCAGCACAGTCTCAGCCTCAATG ATGCCTTCCTCCGGGCACTTCCTCATTCAACCCCGTCGCCGGCTGATGCTCCACTCCCTTCCAGACAGGCCCCGCCCCCCATGCTGTGCGCCCTGCGGCGGTCTGAAGCCAGCAACTTCACCGCCAGcctgagagagctggagaag TGTGGCTGGTACTGGGGTCCGATGAACTGGGAGGATGCAGAGATGAAGCTGAAGGGGAAACCAGATGGATCTTTCCTGGTCCGAGACAGCTCGGACCCCCGATACATCCTGAGCCTCAGTTTCAGGTCACAGGGAgtcacacaccacacacgcaTGGAGCATTACCGag GGACGTTCAGCTTGTGGTGTCACCCGAAGTTTGAGGACCGTTGCCACTCGGTGGTGGAGTTCATCGAGCGAGCCATCATGCACTCCAAGAACGGCAAAttcctctacttcctccgctCCAGAGTCCCAG ggctTCCTCCCACCCCGGTTCAGCTGCTGTATCCTGTATCTCGCTTCAGCAACGTGAAGTCACTACAACATCTCTGTCGCTTCTGTATCCGACAAATAGTCCGCATCGACCACATCCAGGAGCTTCCACTGCCCAG GCCACTAATATCCTACCTGAGTAAGTTTTATTACTACGACCCCGAGGAGGAGATGTACCTGTCAATCAAGAGCATCCGGAGGGTGGTGGGAGCAGAGCAAGAGGCTGAGTCGCAGACGTAG
- the sp2 gene encoding transcription factor Sp2 isoform X2 yields MSEQQDSMATTVAVSPSEYLQPSTASTQDTQPSPLALLAATCSKIGPPAAQAPVTSPPAQPQPRRLLPIKPAPIAPAPPKNLGFLSAKGNVIQLPPGLGSTTPGSPIVLTIQQSPARTNTSAPANIQYQMVPQIQGAQTIQVMPQGGQIQLIPGTNQAIITTPMTVPAPVAATTPVTPQKTVAIKPSPKLRKLNNSAANMVQLPSGLTLPLNVATGEVGGTQIITETAAAPLTSGKGRRGRKKKAVLAAQPPPLPPAPPQAASPPPEQMETILIEAGDNIIQAGNNLLIVQSPGQPAVVQQVQLVQSKPESQMVQIPQQALKVVQAASATLPPVPQRQSVPSSLQVTQTDPTPTQILFKTASGDWQSIQLQDTVSTATSPTTSVATTTTSPPAGTKRTLAGGRKERTLAKIAPAGGMIALNTSQLSSAPQAVQTISINGVQVQGVPVTITNAGGQQHLTVQTMQGGGLQLAATPGQPTIQVDQTLTLELPGQPGEKKRRMACTCPNCKDADKRPGEVGKRKHICHVPGCEKTFRKTSLLRAHVRLHTGERPFVCNWVFCGKRFTRSDELQRHARTHTGDKRFECSQCQKRFMRSDHLTKHFKTHINAKNL; encoded by the exons ATGAGCG aaCAACAGGACAGTATGGCCACCACTGTTGCTGTCAGTCCCAGTGAATACCTTCAGCCTTCCACCGCTTCCACACAA GACACCCAGCCCTCTCCTCTGGCCCTCTTGGCTGCCACCTGTAGTAAAATTGgccctcctgctgctcaggctCCTGTCACCTCTCCTCCAGCACAGCCTCAGCCTCGCAGGCTCCTCCCCATAAAGCCGGCTCCAATTGCCCCCGCTCCACCCAAAAACCTGGGTTTCCTGTCAGCCAAGGGCAATGTGATTCAGCTCCCTCCTGGCCTGGGCTCCACGACCCCTGGCAGTCCCATTGTTCTCACTATCCAGCAGAGCCCAGCCCGCACCAACACCTCGGCCCCTGCCAACATCCAGTACCAGATGGTGCCACAGATCCAGGGTGCCCAAACTATCCAGGTGATGCCTCAGGGAGGCCAGATCCAGCTTATACCAGGCACCAACCAGGCAATCATTACCACTCCCATGACTGTACCGGCCCCCGTGGCCGCCACCACTCCGGTCACTCCGCAGAAGACTGTAGCCATCAAGCCCTCCCCCAAGTTGCGCAAGCTAAATAACTCTGCTGCAAACATGGTGCAGCTGCCCAGCGGACTCACGCTGCCACTTAATGTGGCGACCGGAGAGGTCGGCGGGACTCAAATCATCACAGAGACGGCAGCTGCCCCTCTCACTTCAGGAAAAGGTCgacgagggaggaagaagaaagcgGTTCTGGCTGCTCAGCCtccgcctcttcctcctgctcctccacaggCTGCGTCCCCACCCCCAGAGCAGATGGAGACCATCCTGATAGAAGCTGGCGACAACATCATTCAG GCAGGTAACAACCTACTGATTGTACAGAGCCCAGGGCAGCCAGCTGTGgtgcagcaggtccagctggtCCAGTCCAAACCAGAGTCTCAGATGGTTCAGATCCCACAGCAGGCCTTGAAGGTGGTGCAAGCCGCCTCTGCCACGCTACCACCCGTGCcacagagacagtcagtccCCTCAAGCCTGCAAGTCACTCAAACAGACCCAACACCAACACAG ATCCTCTTCAAAACAGCTTCGGGTGACTGGCAGTCTATTCAGCTCCAAGACACGGTCTCCACGGCAACAAGTCCCACCACTTCGGtcgccaccaccaccacctccccacCGGCTGGCACCAAGAGGACGCTGGCGGGGGGACGGAAGGAACGGACTCTGGCAAAAATTGCTCCAGCAGGGGGAATGATAGCGTTGAATACGTCGCAGCTCTCCTCAGCACCTCAGGCAGTGCAGACGATCAGCATCAACGGGGTCCAAGTTCAGGGCGTTCCTGTCACCATCACCAACGCAGGGG GCCAACAGCACCTCACGGTCCAGACGATGCAGGGCGGAGGGCTCCAGCTGGCAGCAACACCGGGCCAGCCGACCATCCAGGTAGACCAGACCCTCACCCTGGAGCTGCCCGGCCAGCCAGGAGAAAAGAAGCGGCGTATGGCCTGCACCTGCCCCAACTGTAAAGACGCAGACAAGAG GCCTGGGGAGGTAGGGAAGAGGAAGCACATCTGCCATGTCCCCGGCTGCGAGAAGACGTTCAGGAAAACGTCGCTGCTCAGAGCTCACGTTCGGCTTCACACTGGCGAAAGGCCCTTCGTCTGCAACTGGGTTTTCTGTGGGAAACGTTTCACACGCAGCGACGAGTTGCAGCGACACGCCAGGACGCACACAG
- the sp2 gene encoding transcription factor Sp2 isoform X1, with protein sequence MSLNSLTTENRCCRQAESDSAVCFPEQQDSMATTVAVSPSEYLQPSTASTQDTQPSPLALLAATCSKIGPPAAQAPVTSPPAQPQPRRLLPIKPAPIAPAPPKNLGFLSAKGNVIQLPPGLGSTTPGSPIVLTIQQSPARTNTSAPANIQYQMVPQIQGAQTIQVMPQGGQIQLIPGTNQAIITTPMTVPAPVAATTPVTPQKTVAIKPSPKLRKLNNSAANMVQLPSGLTLPLNVATGEVGGTQIITETAAAPLTSGKGRRGRKKKAVLAAQPPPLPPAPPQAASPPPEQMETILIEAGDNIIQAGNNLLIVQSPGQPAVVQQVQLVQSKPESQMVQIPQQALKVVQAASATLPPVPQRQSVPSSLQVTQTDPTPTQILFKTASGDWQSIQLQDTVSTATSPTTSVATTTTSPPAGTKRTLAGGRKERTLAKIAPAGGMIALNTSQLSSAPQAVQTISINGVQVQGVPVTITNAGGQQHLTVQTMQGGGLQLAATPGQPTIQVDQTLTLELPGQPGEKKRRMACTCPNCKDADKRPGEVGKRKHICHVPGCEKTFRKTSLLRAHVRLHTGERPFVCNWVFCGKRFTRSDELQRHARTHTGDKRFECSQCQKRFMRSDHLTKHFKTHINAKNL encoded by the exons ATGTCCTTGAACAGCCTAACCACTGAAAATAGATGCTGCAGGCAGGCTGaatctgactctgctgtgtgttttccagaaCAACAGGACAGTATGGCCACCACTGTTGCTGTCAGTCCCAGTGAATACCTTCAGCCTTCCACCGCTTCCACACAA GACACCCAGCCCTCTCCTCTGGCCCTCTTGGCTGCCACCTGTAGTAAAATTGgccctcctgctgctcaggctCCTGTCACCTCTCCTCCAGCACAGCCTCAGCCTCGCAGGCTCCTCCCCATAAAGCCGGCTCCAATTGCCCCCGCTCCACCCAAAAACCTGGGTTTCCTGTCAGCCAAGGGCAATGTGATTCAGCTCCCTCCTGGCCTGGGCTCCACGACCCCTGGCAGTCCCATTGTTCTCACTATCCAGCAGAGCCCAGCCCGCACCAACACCTCGGCCCCTGCCAACATCCAGTACCAGATGGTGCCACAGATCCAGGGTGCCCAAACTATCCAGGTGATGCCTCAGGGAGGCCAGATCCAGCTTATACCAGGCACCAACCAGGCAATCATTACCACTCCCATGACTGTACCGGCCCCCGTGGCCGCCACCACTCCGGTCACTCCGCAGAAGACTGTAGCCATCAAGCCCTCCCCCAAGTTGCGCAAGCTAAATAACTCTGCTGCAAACATGGTGCAGCTGCCCAGCGGACTCACGCTGCCACTTAATGTGGCGACCGGAGAGGTCGGCGGGACTCAAATCATCACAGAGACGGCAGCTGCCCCTCTCACTTCAGGAAAAGGTCgacgagggaggaagaagaaagcgGTTCTGGCTGCTCAGCCtccgcctcttcctcctgctcctccacaggCTGCGTCCCCACCCCCAGAGCAGATGGAGACCATCCTGATAGAAGCTGGCGACAACATCATTCAG GCAGGTAACAACCTACTGATTGTACAGAGCCCAGGGCAGCCAGCTGTGgtgcagcaggtccagctggtCCAGTCCAAACCAGAGTCTCAGATGGTTCAGATCCCACAGCAGGCCTTGAAGGTGGTGCAAGCCGCCTCTGCCACGCTACCACCCGTGCcacagagacagtcagtccCCTCAAGCCTGCAAGTCACTCAAACAGACCCAACACCAACACAG ATCCTCTTCAAAACAGCTTCGGGTGACTGGCAGTCTATTCAGCTCCAAGACACGGTCTCCACGGCAACAAGTCCCACCACTTCGGtcgccaccaccaccacctccccacCGGCTGGCACCAAGAGGACGCTGGCGGGGGGACGGAAGGAACGGACTCTGGCAAAAATTGCTCCAGCAGGGGGAATGATAGCGTTGAATACGTCGCAGCTCTCCTCAGCACCTCAGGCAGTGCAGACGATCAGCATCAACGGGGTCCAAGTTCAGGGCGTTCCTGTCACCATCACCAACGCAGGGG GCCAACAGCACCTCACGGTCCAGACGATGCAGGGCGGAGGGCTCCAGCTGGCAGCAACACCGGGCCAGCCGACCATCCAGGTAGACCAGACCCTCACCCTGGAGCTGCCCGGCCAGCCAGGAGAAAAGAAGCGGCGTATGGCCTGCACCTGCCCCAACTGTAAAGACGCAGACAAGAG GCCTGGGGAGGTAGGGAAGAGGAAGCACATCTGCCATGTCCCCGGCTGCGAGAAGACGTTCAGGAAAACGTCGCTGCTCAGAGCTCACGTTCGGCTTCACACTGGCGAAAGGCCCTTCGTCTGCAACTGGGTTTTCTGTGGGAAACGTTTCACACGCAGCGACGAGTTGCAGCGACACGCCAGGACGCACACAG